The Coffea arabica cultivar ET-39 chromosome 6e, Coffea Arabica ET-39 HiFi, whole genome shotgun sequence genome contains the following window.
ATAAAATAcaagggataatatcagaaacctcccttgaagtttctTCTAATATTAGTTGGCAcccttaaaattttaaaaataattgtaAAAAGCTATATTAACTTTTATTTGATGCATAATTCACAtattaaataaatgaaacttaaaaattttttttaaaaaaaagaaacaaaagtcactttcttctctttcccttttctccAACGTTTTCTTTTACTCATTTTTTTAGATGACTATACAATATTTCatttgtaaattataataaattgaaTCTTATTTATCTTTTGCTTTTCATGATTGTGATGGAGTGGggtatgatttatttgtttattttgagatgatttttataatgattggtGTAATTTAAAAGTTTAGGCACGAGTTGAGAAGAGGTtggaaaaaatataaagttCATAAGAAATCAGTTTTGAACATATAGAGTTAAATTGgtgcaagtgtatttctttgcaaatatgtttttatttttcaaatttatttttttatgggATATAACATTATGATGTGACAGTACTATCAAAGATTATTTTTTAGGTGATGATTTTTTGAAGTAAATAAAGTGGTATAGGAATATTTTTATTTGGCACGTAAAAGAGCAGTtaggatttttaaaaaattcgttacacaaataacaaaaataagggaggtaagtgatatttttaaaacttttaagaTACCAGATGAATTAAGAGAAACCTTAGGGAGGATACTGATATTATCCCATAATACAAAACAAAGATTGAGTTATATGCTTGCCTCATTCTCCCCTTATAATTGTGTCTCACCCAAATTCATGCGTCTCTTTCCCAAATCATGTGGTCCATGTCCTCTTCTTCTACCACTGCCACACTTCCCTCGTTCCTCTTTTTTTCCAGAAAAGTACAGACAAGTACGTGTTCCCGCACCCATGGACCATGGCTGAATCCTCTATGAAGAAAAGTTGATCTCCTAGGACTTTTGAGTGACATGACGAAAGGAACCCATCGGTAGCTGGAAAATTGATTGTGGTACTGCAAATCACAAGATTGAGGCTGGTATGCAAGTATATGTGGCTGAATTCACGATTTCTTGTCTACTATTGCTTGGACTATGTTGTGATTTTCTTGCATGTTTGATAGCTTCATGGTTTTGGACACTATTATtcacctttttttaaaaaaattttttttgctacGGCAGGATGTTTATAACTGCTGACAGAGATGAGGATTAGAAGGCAAGGGAAGATTTGAAAGGTGACGGGTGTTTTATGAGGCTGGCCAAGTAATTGAAAAAGGGTAAGATTTGATGAGGGGTGAAAAGGGTGgaggaaatggagttggagtctTCTGGTAccttcttcattttcattttggtttttcgcattttttttttcctgaaaatTATGGTTAGGAGTCAGGCCCTTTAAGATAGTGAAGGGCGGTAATTGTTATTATACAAATCTGAGGGGAGCTTCCTGTAATTAGGCTAAACCTCAGGGAGATATGTGACATTATCGCATATATGTTATACGCATGAAAAACATTCTTGCTGCTTGTTTGCATTTCCTAAAGAAATATATTTGTTGTAGATAATCAGTAGGTGGTGGAAGTTTGTTTCTGGACGGTAGAATGGGTTCCGGATCAGCATCATCAAACTCAAAAAAGTCTTTGACATTCAGGGTGACCAGACAAAAGCCTGAGCTGGTCCGTCCGGCCAAGTCCACCCCTAGGGAATTCAAGCTCCTCTCTGACATCGACGATCAAGAGGGTCTTCGCACTCAACTCCCTGCCATCCATTTTTACCATAACCATAATAATGATCCCAGGATTAATGGGACCAGGAGGAGATTAGACCCCGTGAAGGTGATCAGGGAGGCTATTGCGAAGGCTCTGGTGTTCTACTACCCGTTTGCTGGGCGGCTGAGAGAAGGCCCCGGAAGAAAGCTGATGGTTGAGTGCACGGGAGAGGGTGTTCTGTTCATTGAAGCCGATGCAGACGTGACGCTGGAGCAGTTTGGGGATGCGTTTCAGCCTCCATTCCCGTGCTTGGAGGAGCTCCTCTATGATGTTCCTCACTCTGGAGGAATCCTTCACTGTCCTTTACTGCTTATACAGGTACAACCCAACAACTGTTCCACTCTTTTGTGTCTTGTTTTTTTTGGTTCGTGAATGTGGAGGTGTCCCCATCACTCTTTCCCAGATTCTTCTAAGTTTCTCCAAGGAAGAGGTAAATTGATAGTTGAATACTTGGCAATACTACCTATTCTTAACGGTAGAAAAATGCTACCCTCTTTTTTGGTACATATCCATGATTCTAATCTACACTCTTTTAGATAAATCTCGCCTAGTTTCGTCTAAGGTGGCGTCTCACATAAATTGTCAACTTCAATGATAAATGTCTGCTCCCATGGGTAGTCCGATTGATTGGTTCTGTAACCTGATAGTTACTAGTAGGTCCGTGATCAACTCTTGCGTGCTACCTCGCTGTGTATCATTGGGACAAGACTTTACATAACCTTAAGAATTAGTCCAGCGGAAAGGTTGGAATATCctttaagtaaaaaaaatatgataaatgcCCCACAAGTAGGCCTGGCCCTGTCCACTACCAATTAAATTGTTCAGGGAGTGGGCTTTATATTTTGTTCTTACACTTGCAATCAATTACTGAGTGCCAATGGGAATTCTGTAAAATGCATCTACAATTATTGTATGAAAAAATTTAGTATCACGATACGGAGTAACTATTTGGATGAAACTCTTTGGTAGAATTATAAATTCTTAGTTACGATAAATAGCAATTGGAAGTCATAGTAGTGGgtattttcatattttgttCTAGTAAGTAGCAGCTAATTAACTAGCTAAACTATATTATTCACTGATCATGTATATAACTGTAATGGTATTGTACTATATATGGTTTCGGACAGGTACGATTGGTTTTAGGTACTGTTGGTATGGTTATTATACTTTTTCATGATACTTTGTTGTATTTCATGATGTACAATAAAAGTTATAGAAATGTACATCAAATCATGTAATacaacaaaagttatttgagtGTACACAAAACCATGAAATGTGTACAACAATCGCACCAGTTATACTTAAGAGCAAATGTACCTGTCCAATTCCCATCATGTAAAACGTTTACGCAGGTAACTCGTTTAAGATGCGGTGGTTTCATCTTCGCACTTCGCCTAAATCACACCATGGCTGATGGTGCTGGACTCAGTCAGTTCATGCATGCTGTGGGAGAAATCGCACGGGGAGCCTCTGTCCCATCTATACAGCCAGTATGGCAGAGAGAGCTCCTCAATGCTAGAGACCCGCCAAGGGTGACGTGCACCCACCACGAATACGACCAGGTAGCTGATACCAAGGGATCCATCATTCCCCAGGATGACATGGTCCATCGTTCTTTCTTCTTTGGCCCGGCAGAGATCTCAGCGCTGAGAAAATCGATCCCTCTTGACCTTAGTCGCACGTGTTCAACGTTTGATGTTCTGACAGCCTGCCTCTGGCGCTGCCGAACCATCGCCCTCCAGCCTGAACCTAACGAGGAAGTCCGTGTGATGTGCATTGTTAATGCTCGTTCCAAGTTCAATCCTCCCTTGCCCCAAGGATACTACGGCAATGCTATAGCATATCCAGTGGCGCTGACAACAGCCGGAGAACTATGCAACAAGCCTGTGGGATATGCAGTGGAGCTGGTGACCAAGGTCAAACGTGTTGTGACAGAAGATTACATGAGATCTGTGGCTGATTTAATGGTTATTAAAGGGAGGCCTCATTTCACTCTGGTGAGGACTTATCTTGTGTCGGATGGTACCCGGTCTAGGTTGACTGACGTGGATTTTGGTTGGGGAAAGCCGGTGTATGGGGGGCCGGCCAAGGGTACTGTTGCCAGCTTTCACATAGCTTTCAAGACCAAGAAGGGGGAGAAAGGAAGAATAGTTCCTATTTATCTGCCGGGTTTGGCAATGGACAGATTTGTGAGCGAGCTGAAAAAATTGTTGAGCAACAATGTCCATCTTGGTGCCATTACTGATCGCTCCATCTCCGTCAAATCAGCCTTGTGAACTAACTTTCTTTCTGTACCTGATCAAGTCCACCTCTGTATTTCTCATATCATTCGGATGTCGCCTGTCTAACTATTGTCAGGATTCACtcactcactcttaatcaccaaattgagtaCACACTACACACCGATTATTTACTCTACCAAAAGACGCAAAAATTCTAATTTACGATAACAAGAAAACGtaaggaaaaacccttgattatatgtttaattgcaattattgagggggtgaatgagtagtaaaactattataaaataatggattccaaataaaagggaattttaagaaaatatgagggattttacaagtcctcacaatcacactaccaaaatgcacaaaaaaacacaccaaaaccctagtatgcacaaaaatcctaacttatgcccttcctttagaaaaatcataacttgagttataagtatcaaaaattcatacaacttggctTGGTAAAAattagacttcaaatactaaatCTCTTTAAGGTGTCTTTTGAGTATAGTTTCTATCATTTGTGACCGAGCGAGTGGTACAATCATTCTAATTAGACAAAAACATGTCTCTTCTTCTATTATACCGCCACATGAATGCTTCAGCCCAAATTGCAAATAATTCATGTAAGTTTGGATCAAAATGTTGCACCAGATTGGCCGGATTTTTTCCGATTAGACCGAGATATGTTCTTGTATTACTACCTCTAATCTAAATCTACATGAGCCTAAGAAATCTACAATGTGGGTATTGTCGAACCATAACATTTTATCCAAGAGTTGAGGAATCCAATGAAGTGAGTCTAGCTGAAACTTCTCCAAAGACTGACCAATACCATAATTTGATGTTGGATCTTTCACTTGCTAATTGTAATGGTTTTTAATTCACACTTTTTACTGATGTCGCAGATGAATAATGGGGCATGACCTACGGACTGGAACTTGCACGGGAGAAGGGATACAGTCCATAGGATGTTGTAGTGAAGGATGGAGTAAGAACAGCCCACACTTCAACATCATGCCATCAGAGTTGGAGCCATGATCATCAGCAGGACCTGCTGATTCTCTGCAATCCACCAGATGTTTTTGAATAGGCACAATTTGTGTTTTTTAATGTAATGGGGTTACTAGTCGTCAATCAGTTACTCTGTAATGGGTCTGAGGCTTCCCAATGCacctgaaaaagaaaaatcatcatacttTGAAATCTTAATAGAGTAGTTAAATCCACAACTTTCCAGCTTAATTTGACTGATTAccatttgtttgttttttaaaCAAAGAAATTACTTGGAGATCGTATTAAAGCTCTTAATACTATGAGAAGTTCCTCCTCATGATCAAAATGATTGAACCCATTCAATTCATTGGCCCTTTGAATCTTTGATATATCAACATGATACAAAATTTGTATATTATCACGAAATTCTAAAATCACCCTTCAATTTAAAGTTAATATAATGTCCAAAATATGAGGACAAACATATActtttagaaaaatttagataaaaatgaaattttagaaaaaaaattatattttctttgttttcaatgcTATTTATTAAATTGCTACCACTATGATCAGTGGCGGAGCCATATA
Protein-coding sequences here:
- the LOC113695991 gene encoding benzyl alcohol O-benzoyltransferase-like; this translates as MGSGSASSNSKKSLTFRVTRQKPELVRPAKSTPREFKLLSDIDDQEGLRTQLPAIHFYHNHNNDPRINGTRRRLDPVKVIREAIAKALVFYYPFAGRLREGPGRKLMVECTGEGVLFIEADADVTLEQFGDAFQPPFPCLEELLYDVPHSGGILHCPLLLIQVTRLRCGGFIFALRLNHTMADGAGLSQFMHAVGEIARGASVPSIQPVWQRELLNARDPPRVTCTHHEYDQVADTKGSIIPQDDMVHRSFFFGPAEISALRKSIPLDLSRTCSTFDVLTACLWRCRTIALQPEPNEEVRVMCIVNARSKFNPPLPQGYYGNAIAYPVALTTAGELCNKPVGYAVELVTKVKRVVTEDYMRSVADLMVIKGRPHFTLVRTYLVSDGTRSRLTDVDFGWGKPVYGGPAKGTVASFHIAFKTKKGEKGRIVPIYLPGLAMDRFVSELKKLLSNNVHLGAITDRSISVKSAL